The Vibrio tubiashii ATCC 19109 genome has a segment encoding these proteins:
- a CDS encoding ATP-dependent nuclease, with amino-acid sequence MFISELCIENFRCFGSGQDKLVMPLQLGLNTLVGENDAGKTAIIDAIRMLLGTRDQESIRPSIDDFHYSDSKDQSKSLSIAVTFLGLTLPERVSFAEYLTYQPENTENPVILKVTLRAVLQNDKVRTTIFSGNPTGSHGLREIDIETRDKLRSTYLRPLRDAEKEMDAGRSSRISKILKRQSAIDEGESILDISAVSEDKFGEVVEKLGVVGIARLVNQLLEGHPAVNSTTNELNVNFLKPLQMLGDNLQANLGIGPNADDEMLKRQMLEKIGIALDNVGGKRGLGSNNLLYIACEMLLLSESKDELALLIIEEPEAHLHPQRQLKLIQYLQDKVNKHKQDHEIHLQVLLSTHSPTLASKLPIKCMVMVHKGKVLPLSMAGSTDGDYTFLERFIDATKSNLFFCRGLMIVEGDAENLLLPSVAKILGLDFTENGVSIVNVGHTGLSRYANVFSGTSEYPNPGIKVACLHDLDLIPYQAARELNLESVKDKTELSDLWDSFNTSLKAGEQVDFELLNSQLPQNVISGFELNSFDQSKVTSANREYKGDFVNGFYSSPWTLEYSLAFHGLAKEVTIAACLAKAEPSKRYDQSNHEKIVSVAEDYYEYLNGTYSESEVLAGKVYELFLSSVNVSTHIENEHAGLVLSGKASKAAAGQHLGRLLEMMDQKLESDGYTQRDRIEHWKDLLPIAVVEAVEHVIPSMLLETESD; translated from the coding sequence ATGTTTATAAGTGAGCTTTGTATAGAAAACTTTAGATGTTTCGGGTCAGGGCAAGATAAATTGGTCATGCCATTACAGCTAGGGCTTAATACTCTAGTCGGCGAGAATGATGCGGGAAAAACAGCTATCATCGATGCTATTCGCATGCTTTTAGGTACTAGAGATCAGGAGAGTATCAGACCTAGTATTGATGATTTCCATTACTCTGACTCAAAAGACCAATCTAAAAGTCTTTCTATTGCGGTTACTTTCTTAGGTTTAACACTTCCAGAGCGGGTGAGTTTTGCTGAATATCTCACTTATCAGCCTGAGAATACGGAGAATCCTGTGATCTTGAAGGTCACTTTACGAGCAGTGCTACAGAACGATAAAGTTCGCACGACTATATTTTCTGGTAATCCGACAGGTTCCCATGGTCTTAGAGAAATTGATATTGAAACAAGGGACAAACTGCGTTCAACCTACCTTCGTCCGTTGAGAGATGCTGAAAAAGAAATGGACGCGGGAAGGAGCTCTAGAATTTCCAAGATCTTAAAAAGGCAATCAGCGATTGATGAAGGAGAATCGATACTAGATATTTCTGCCGTGTCAGAAGATAAATTTGGCGAAGTAGTAGAGAAGTTAGGAGTCGTTGGTATTGCTCGACTAGTTAACCAATTATTAGAAGGTCATCCTGCTGTAAATTCAACCACGAATGAACTAAATGTTAACTTTCTAAAACCCCTACAAATGTTGGGTGATAACCTTCAAGCAAATTTGGGGATTGGTCCAAACGCCGATGATGAAATGTTAAAGAGGCAGATGCTTGAGAAAATAGGCATAGCTTTAGATAACGTTGGCGGTAAGCGTGGGCTTGGCTCGAATAATTTATTATATATAGCATGTGAAATGCTATTACTGTCTGAGTCTAAAGATGAACTTGCATTATTGATAATCGAAGAGCCTGAGGCGCATTTACACCCTCAAAGACAATTGAAGTTAATTCAATATCTACAAGATAAAGTGAACAAGCATAAGCAAGATCACGAGATTCATCTACAGGTTTTATTGTCAACTCACAGTCCCACTCTAGCGTCTAAATTACCGATAAAGTGTATGGTAATGGTACATAAAGGTAAGGTGTTACCTCTTAGCATGGCAGGTAGTACAGACGGTGACTATACATTTCTTGAACGTTTTATAGATGCGACAAAGTCGAATTTATTTTTCTGCAGGGGTCTGATGATTGTAGAGGGGGATGCAGAAAACCTCTTATTACCATCGGTTGCGAAAATACTAGGTCTCGATTTTACAGAAAACGGTGTATCAATAGTGAACGTAGGTCACACTGGCCTTAGTCGCTATGCTAATGTTTTTTCGGGCACAAGCGAGTATCCAAACCCTGGAATTAAAGTGGCGTGTTTACACGATTTAGATTTAATTCCTTATCAAGCAGCACGGGAACTTAATCTGGAGTCGGTGAAAGACAAAACTGAACTATCTGACTTGTGGGATAGCTTTAACACATCCTTAAAAGCAGGTGAACAGGTTGACTTTGAACTTCTTAACTCGCAATTGCCCCAAAATGTTATTTCTGGCTTTGAGCTCAACTCCTTCGACCAATCTAAGGTGACCAGTGCCAATAGGGAGTATAAAGGGGACTTTGTTAATGGTTTTTACTCTAGTCCTTGGACATTAGAGTACTCGCTTGCATTTCATGGTTTAGCGAAAGAAGTTACCATCGCTGCTTGCCTTGCCAAGGCCGAACCATCCAAGCGCTACGATCAATCTAATCATGAAAAAATAGTTTCAGTTGCCGAAGATTATTATGAGTACTTGAATGGGACGTACAGTGAAAGTGAAGTCTTGGCAGGTAAGGTTTATGAACTATTTCTATCATCTGTTAACGTTTCAACTCATATTGAAAACGAACATGCTGGTTTAGTTCTTAGCGGTAAAGCATCTAAAGCCGCGGCTGGGCAACACCTTGGTCGGTTGCTCGAAATGATGGACCAAAAGTTAGAAAGTGATGGATACACACAAAGGGATCGAATCGAACATTGGAAGGATTTACTTCCAATTGCAGTGGTAGAAGCAGTTGAGCATGTAATCCCATCAATGCTTTTGGAGACCGAAAGTGACTAA
- a CDS encoding DUF3360 domain-containing protein: MSSTLESAHIRTDKPQANEDELSYEQQHKPSSEFESREQYLEHELQIMSPKRWRPNLPFKDYRFEIEDTIPAMAATIGKVVMVGAIAATFAVALGLNEGFILENVRYELLIASVFIILFSGFLLPTANLAGTHGPLIPLIPIVVAAGGHPMAFGLLIGAFGLLLAISKGGSMLANLTSKGVCGGLLLYLGFVGTVSQVKKLFAWAEGIGMSHIAFVVIFCTIILYALLEHFRKRWLAVPLSCLLGGTLAFAMGAPFSFQTEPGLPHINPMYWWGENTGWMLGLPTIEHFMVVLPFAILAVAMWSPDFLGHQVFQKISYPERTEKVHMNIDDTMTTASIRQTFGSLLGGTNFTSSWGTYIVPAAIAKRPIPAGALLTALFCIIAAIWGYPMDLAIWQPVLCVALIVGVFVPLLEAGMEMTREGKTTQSAAIVVFSSALVNPAFGWSLTMLLDNLGLVGCKERSGELSKMSRWVLPSIMFVVLTSVMALVGLLPGLPAVIPSFR; the protein is encoded by the coding sequence ATGAGCAGTACTTTAGAGTCCGCACATATAAGAACAGATAAGCCTCAAGCCAATGAGGATGAACTCAGTTATGAACAACAACACAAACCAAGCTCTGAATTTGAGTCCCGAGAGCAGTATCTAGAGCACGAATTGCAAATCATGTCGCCTAAACGCTGGCGTCCAAACTTGCCGTTTAAAGATTATCGATTTGAGATTGAAGACACCATCCCAGCAATGGCGGCGACCATTGGTAAAGTGGTAATGGTGGGCGCTATTGCAGCAACCTTTGCCGTAGCTCTAGGGCTAAACGAAGGGTTTATTCTAGAAAATGTTCGTTATGAATTACTTATCGCTTCAGTTTTCATTATTCTTTTCTCTGGCTTTCTATTGCCGACCGCTAACCTTGCAGGTACACACGGCCCACTCATCCCTTTAATTCCTATTGTTGTTGCCGCTGGCGGGCACCCGATGGCCTTTGGCTTGCTGATTGGCGCGTTTGGCTTATTGCTGGCCATCAGTAAAGGTGGCAGCATGTTGGCAAATCTCACCAGTAAAGGTGTGTGTGGCGGCTTATTACTCTACCTAGGCTTTGTAGGGACCGTTTCTCAAGTCAAAAAGCTATTCGCTTGGGCTGAAGGAATTGGTATGAGTCACATTGCTTTCGTCGTGATCTTTTGTACCATTATTTTGTACGCACTATTGGAACATTTCCGTAAGCGTTGGCTAGCTGTACCTCTTAGTTGCTTGCTGGGTGGCACGTTAGCTTTTGCGATGGGCGCACCGTTTTCTTTCCAAACCGAGCCTGGTTTGCCTCATATTAACCCTATGTATTGGTGGGGAGAAAATACCGGTTGGATGTTAGGCCTACCGACAATTGAACATTTCATGGTGGTATTGCCGTTTGCTATTTTAGCTGTGGCTATGTGGTCGCCAGATTTCTTAGGCCATCAAGTGTTCCAAAAAATCAGCTACCCAGAACGCACGGAAAAAGTGCACATGAACATTGACGATACCATGACCACGGCTTCTATTCGTCAGACGTTTGGTTCTTTGCTTGGTGGTACTAACTTTACCTCTTCATGGGGTACTTACATCGTGCCAGCCGCAATTGCTAAACGCCCTATTCCTGCTGGCGCTTTGCTAACGGCTCTGTTTTGCATCATCGCCGCAATTTGGGGCTACCCGATGGATTTAGCTATCTGGCAACCTGTACTTTGTGTTGCGCTAATCGTTGGTGTATTCGTCCCATTGCTAGAAGCTGGCATGGAAATGACGCGCGAAGGAAAAACCACTCAATCTGCCGCGATCGTCGTATTTTCATCAGCGCTAGTAAACCCTGCATTTGGTTGGTCTCTAACCATGCTGTTAGACAACTTAGGTTTAGTCGGTTGTAAAGAACGTAGCGGTGAACTGAGTAAAATGAGCCGTTGGGTGTTGCCTAGCATTATGTTTGTGGTGCTAACCAGCGTGATGGCGTTAGTTGGGCTTCTACCAGGGCTACCAGCGGTTATCCCTAGCTTTCGCTAA
- a CDS encoding ABC transporter permease: MSESTKVLSTPPALGGQVAEFIRNYYIYFVLAAIVVFLSSVNLDQYALFERGNFLYKKNVINILRVSAPILVLAGAFTLLMVSGYIDLSVGSTMGLTAVIYAMLAINGVPFIAAFSITVMCGVLLGAFNGLLVVKFNITPVIATLITLSLYKGIALLLVEDGVSAIKSMGDMKMPSWFNDYARDAVLLGLPMAFWVAVGVTALLIILQNRSLLGKYAAATGGNPTAAKLSGIKTGLVVFALYAIVGATASLAGIARASFMSLGDPLSGDGMELTAILVVLIGGTAFSGGEGKVLRSFIGALIIMTLTVGMLTLVPAYYQTLVIGGALLAAAASNHLVSRKQHQS; encoded by the coding sequence ATGTCTGAATCAACAAAAGTATTAAGCACTCCACCAGCCCTAGGTGGTCAGGTTGCTGAATTTATTAGAAATTACTATATCTATTTTGTATTAGCTGCCATTGTGGTCTTCCTTAGTAGCGTTAACCTCGATCAGTACGCGCTGTTTGAACGCGGCAATTTCTTGTACAAGAAGAACGTGATTAACATTCTGCGAGTTTCCGCGCCAATACTGGTTCTGGCCGGCGCCTTTACCTTGCTCATGGTCTCGGGCTACATAGATTTGTCGGTTGGCAGCACAATGGGCTTAACCGCCGTGATCTACGCCATGCTCGCGATTAATGGTGTCCCCTTCATCGCTGCCTTTTCTATCACCGTTATGTGCGGGGTGCTGCTAGGTGCTTTTAACGGATTGTTAGTGGTCAAATTTAACATTACCCCCGTCATCGCCACTCTCATTACATTAAGCCTATACAAGGGCATTGCCCTGCTGTTAGTGGAAGATGGTGTCTCTGCCATCAAATCTATGGGTGATATGAAGATGCCAAGTTGGTTTAACGACTATGCCCGTGATGCCGTCTTACTTGGTTTGCCAATGGCATTTTGGGTTGCCGTTGGCGTAACTGCTCTGCTGATTATTCTGCAAAACCGTTCGCTACTTGGTAAGTATGCCGCGGCAACAGGAGGTAACCCGACTGCAGCTAAACTATCTGGTATTAAAACTGGATTGGTGGTGTTTGCTCTCTATGCCATTGTTGGCGCTACTGCCTCATTAGCCGGTATTGCTCGCGCAAGTTTTATGTCTTTAGGTGACCCTTTATCAGGCGATGGTATGGAACTAACTGCAATTTTGGTTGTGCTGATTGGCGGCACTGCATTTAGCGGTGGTGAAGGCAAAGTGCTACGTTCGTTTATTGGCGCGCTGATCATCATGACTTTGACCGTCGGTATGCTCACGCTCGTTCCGGCTTACTATCAAACTTTAGTAATAGGTGGCGCACTACTCGCAGCCGCAGCCTCTAACCATTTGGTTAGCCGCAAGCAACATCAGAGTTAA
- a CDS encoding ABC transporter permease: MINTTLGAETSPQHLKNRVSDQMYITMLVAGVAIGLFLVASVFVPNFFQVQNMLNLVTNNWSVIALGIGVSFLLISGNFDLSVGGIVALSGVLSVWFAQAAVGGSALSTGLGLPYWLAIIGALVGALAIGGLNALFVVKFKIPSIIVTLGTMMVARGIAQVITEGSQRNTNLPAEFGYLGNLKVFGTSMQFPVLFMLLLLAAAIFIERKTVFGRITYWIGANPEAAKLSGINNAKHITYLYLFSALVAGVVGILLSSEFKSGFSNRGLLMEFDALVIALLGGIAIAGGFGSVIGMFFGAIILAVVTSAATGLTLSPDWQFILKAVAVFLAITAQTWALSLRNK, encoded by the coding sequence ATGATTAACACTACACTGGGTGCTGAGACCTCTCCGCAACACCTTAAGAATCGAGTCAGCGACCAAATGTACATTACGATGCTGGTTGCCGGCGTCGCTATCGGGCTATTTTTAGTCGCTTCGGTATTTGTACCAAACTTTTTCCAAGTGCAGAACATGCTTAACTTGGTGACCAATAACTGGTCGGTGATTGCTCTGGGCATCGGAGTTTCATTCTTACTTATCTCGGGCAATTTCGACCTTTCCGTCGGCGGTATCGTCGCTTTATCGGGCGTCTTATCAGTTTGGTTCGCCCAAGCTGCAGTTGGCGGTTCAGCACTTTCTACCGGATTAGGTTTACCATACTGGCTAGCCATTATTGGTGCCCTAGTTGGAGCCTTAGCCATAGGGGGTTTAAACGCACTGTTCGTGGTTAAGTTTAAAATCCCATCGATCATCGTTACCTTAGGTACCATGATGGTCGCAAGGGGCATTGCCCAAGTGATCACTGAAGGCTCACAAAGAAATACCAATCTACCCGCTGAATTTGGTTATCTAGGAAATCTCAAGGTGTTTGGCACCTCGATGCAGTTCCCAGTACTGTTTATGCTGCTTTTGTTAGCTGCGGCAATCTTTATTGAACGCAAAACCGTGTTCGGTCGCATTACCTATTGGATTGGCGCAAACCCAGAAGCGGCCAAGCTTTCCGGTATTAACAACGCTAAGCATATTACCTATCTCTACCTATTTAGCGCGCTTGTTGCAGGAGTTGTCGGCATTTTGCTTTCCTCTGAGTTTAAGTCTGGCTTCTCTAACCGTGGTTTGCTGATGGAGTTTGATGCTTTGGTCATTGCTCTACTTGGCGGCATTGCCATTGCCGGAGGCTTCGGCTCAGTTATTGGTATGTTCTTCGGCGCGATCATTCTCGCAGTGGTCACCTCCGCGGCTACCGGCCTTACCCTGTCACCTGACTGGCAATTTATCTTGAAAGCCGTCGCGGTCTTTTTAGCAATAACGGCTCAAACCTGGGCTCTATCCCTTAGAAATAAATAG
- a CDS encoding sugar ABC transporter ATP-binding protein, producing MNTHNSTSVLSIEGLVKDYPGVRAVNNVSFSIERSTVHCLIGENGAGKSTLVKMITGAIQPTQGTMKVNGKSYTPNGTQSAREAGIATLFQELHVVDELSVLENLTLGMEQSRFGFLIKSDLEQRVIDTLATIEPSIDPYARVSTLGVAQKQIIEIARAASSGANVIIMDEPTAALSEREVERLFTVIRRLQEQQVTVIYISHKLDEILSLGDRVTVMRDGQHIATKPMTEVKGREELIDMMIGRSILHDYTPRDTISDEVFLSAERLNNHRLKNVSFTINKGEIVGFYGLVGAGKTEIARAIFGADKVSGSIKLNGQEVGKSPREAIAAGIALVPEERRTQGLFTNLTIRENIPVMNLPRMSDFGVFRQRDELNAALDYVDKLSIATSSIEKHTEKLSGGNQQKVVIAKCLFSQAKLLLLDEPTRGVDVGAKKEIYDLVKELANQGNSVAVFSTELEEILGVCDRIFLLYDGSLVSEITNGSDVDTNFILNAATGGLQEAV from the coding sequence TTGAATACTCACAATTCAACTTCTGTTCTCTCAATTGAAGGACTCGTTAAAGACTACCCTGGCGTCAGAGCAGTCAACAACGTCAGCTTTTCAATTGAACGCAGCACAGTCCATTGCTTAATCGGCGAAAATGGCGCGGGAAAATCCACCTTGGTAAAAATGATCACAGGTGCGATTCAACCAACCCAAGGCACAATGAAGGTCAACGGTAAGTCATACACGCCAAACGGTACACAGAGTGCCCGTGAAGCTGGCATAGCGACTCTGTTTCAAGAGCTACACGTTGTTGACGAACTAAGCGTGCTGGAAAACTTAACTCTGGGTATGGAGCAAAGCCGCTTTGGATTTCTGATTAAATCTGATTTAGAGCAACGCGTTATTGATACGTTGGCGACTATTGAGCCATCAATCGATCCTTATGCGCGTGTCTCAACCCTAGGGGTTGCGCAAAAACAGATCATAGAAATTGCTCGCGCAGCCTCATCCGGCGCCAATGTCATTATTATGGACGAACCCACCGCTGCATTATCAGAGCGAGAAGTTGAACGTCTATTTACCGTTATTCGCCGATTGCAAGAACAGCAGGTTACGGTGATCTACATCTCCCATAAGTTGGATGAGATTTTATCACTGGGAGATAGAGTCACTGTGATGCGCGATGGGCAACATATCGCTACCAAGCCAATGACAGAGGTGAAGGGACGCGAAGAGCTGATCGACATGATGATTGGACGAAGTATCCTTCATGACTACACACCACGCGACACCATCAGCGACGAAGTGTTTTTATCCGCTGAGAGACTGAACAATCATAGGCTGAAAAACGTTTCATTTACCATTAACAAAGGCGAGATTGTCGGGTTTTATGGTCTGGTTGGTGCGGGTAAAACTGAAATCGCTCGTGCTATTTTTGGCGCAGACAAGGTCTCTGGCTCTATTAAACTTAACGGTCAAGAAGTAGGGAAATCTCCTAGAGAGGCGATCGCGGCAGGTATTGCTCTTGTCCCTGAAGAGCGCCGCACACAAGGGCTGTTTACCAACTTAACCATTCGCGAAAACATCCCAGTCATGAACTTACCTAGAATGTCAGATTTCGGCGTATTTAGACAACGCGATGAACTCAATGCCGCGCTCGACTATGTCGATAAACTATCCATCGCCACCAGTTCAATAGAAAAACACACGGAAAAACTCTCTGGTGGTAACCAGCAAAAAGTGGTCATTGCCAAATGTCTTTTCTCGCAGGCCAAATTACTGTTACTCGATGAGCCAACTCGCGGTGTCGATGTCGGCGCGAAGAAAGAGATCTACGACTTAGTGAAAGAACTCGCCAATCAAGGCAACTCTGTTGCCGTCTTTTCTACCGAACTTGAAGAGATTCTCGGCGTATGTGACCGCATCTTCCTTCTTTATGACGGCTCTTTGGTTTCAGAAATCACTAACGGCTCTGACGTTGACACCAATTTCATTTTGAACGCCGCGACAGGTGGCCTGCAGGAGGCAGTATGA
- a CDS encoding substrate-binding domain-containing protein, whose product MKSATLNKMLKKGLIATSILVASSFSATTLANERIAFFVSDLSNVFHQSQATEAKRYAKEKYGAEVVIFDGKADSAVMTQNVDQVAAGAFDGASLHIWDGEAATPGVEEALDEKIAMTSFFSPITDTGIPTARSDEATVSFEMGAQMAKAWKEANPGKPIVMVQLGWPNHTEVSSGRTNPFAEGVLSVDPSAKNLGALDASGGQEAAKQIIVDLLTQQPEVNLIYSEASNLTVGTMAGLSQLGRGKFKDGKPVTEIVASVDFDSVEFEQIYDPNSSLKVSMGLPPIETARGRIDLVMDVINNKVASSNDTAQEFFYKAYTISYWTMPQPDAEKWLEAQFGN is encoded by the coding sequence ATGAAGTCAGCGACTTTAAACAAGATGCTAAAAAAAGGACTTATTGCAACGAGTATTCTCGTTGCGTCTAGTTTCTCAGCAACAACACTGGCCAATGAACGTATTGCATTTTTCGTTTCCGACCTTTCCAACGTGTTCCACCAGTCACAAGCGACAGAAGCGAAACGTTATGCGAAAGAGAAGTACGGTGCAGAAGTGGTTATTTTTGATGGCAAAGCAGACTCTGCGGTGATGACGCAGAATGTTGACCAAGTGGCTGCGGGTGCATTTGACGGCGCTTCACTGCATATTTGGGATGGCGAAGCTGCCACCCCTGGCGTAGAAGAAGCGCTAGATGAAAAGATCGCGATGACCTCTTTCTTTAGCCCGATTACCGATACTGGTATCCCAACAGCGCGAAGCGATGAGGCAACCGTCTCTTTTGAAATGGGCGCTCAAATGGCAAAAGCTTGGAAAGAAGCCAACCCTGGCAAACCTATTGTGATGGTTCAGTTAGGCTGGCCTAACCATACAGAAGTGAGTTCTGGTCGCACAAACCCGTTTGCTGAAGGGGTGCTTTCAGTTGACCCAAGCGCGAAGAACCTTGGTGCACTTGATGCAAGTGGCGGTCAAGAAGCAGCCAAACAGATCATTGTCGACCTGCTCACTCAGCAGCCTGAAGTTAACCTTATCTACTCTGAAGCCTCTAACTTGACGGTCGGTACGATGGCGGGTCTTTCTCAGCTCGGACGCGGTAAGTTTAAAGATGGTAAACCTGTCACAGAGATTGTCGCGAGTGTGGACTTCGACTCAGTGGAGTTCGAACAGATTTATGATCCAAATTCTAGCTTGAAGGTCTCTATGGGCTTACCGCCAATTGAAACGGCTCGCGGACGCATCGACTTAGTCATGGACGTTATCAATAACAAAGTGGCTTCAAGTAACGATACGGCGCAAGAGTTCTTCTACAAAGCTTACACCATCTCTTACTGGACAATGCCTCAGCCGGATGCAGAGAAGTGGCTAGAAGCTCAGTTTGGCAACTAA
- a CDS encoding sugar-binding transcriptional regulator, whose product MAMSERDDILRQTAKILTLRYMENCSQSDIAKQLGLSTAKVNRVIKQAHDDGLVEITLNLPQERTYTLEQRLLDMFSLKTAVIQPSLSQDEAVVTQQVAQSAGELLIETLKPNSVICISGGKTMSMIVEQIKPMSFPNVKVVPATGGVQGHHFTDVNYLASRLAEKLGGSSTQLHAPLFVDTDEQREMLMEMRSVREVLDIARNADIALVGIGSVASETDSYYDLRSLSGQQFESQISHQCQGEVLAHLYDEHGAECAEQINSKLVGLNLTELGNIEHSFGVAATQSKVSAMLAALRGGLINGIVSDEDTIASVLEQAK is encoded by the coding sequence ATGGCGATGAGTGAGCGAGACGACATATTAAGGCAGACGGCAAAAATCCTCACACTACGTTATATGGAGAACTGCAGTCAGTCAGATATTGCTAAGCAACTTGGTTTATCGACAGCTAAGGTCAACCGTGTCATTAAGCAAGCTCATGATGATGGTTTAGTTGAAATCACTTTGAACCTTCCGCAAGAACGCACCTACACATTAGAACAACGTCTACTTGATATGTTCTCACTGAAAACTGCGGTTATTCAGCCGAGCCTTAGTCAAGATGAAGCAGTGGTTACCCAACAGGTCGCTCAATCTGCAGGTGAGCTACTGATAGAGACGCTTAAGCCAAACAGCGTTATTTGCATAAGTGGCGGTAAAACCATGTCGATGATTGTAGAGCAGATAAAACCGATGAGCTTTCCTAATGTAAAGGTGGTGCCTGCAACAGGCGGCGTGCAAGGGCATCACTTTACGGATGTGAATTATCTTGCTTCTCGCTTAGCAGAAAAACTGGGCGGCAGTAGTACTCAGCTCCACGCCCCGCTGTTTGTTGATACTGATGAGCAACGCGAAATGTTAATGGAGATGCGTAGCGTCAGAGAAGTGCTCGACATAGCGCGCAATGCAGATATTGCCTTGGTCGGGATTGGTTCTGTCGCCAGTGAAACAGATAGTTACTACGATTTGCGATCATTAAGTGGGCAGCAATTTGAGTCTCAAATCAGCCACCAGTGTCAGGGCGAGGTACTCGCGCATTTATATGACGAACACGGCGCAGAATGCGCAGAGCAGATCAATAGCAAGTTAGTGGGTTTGAACTTAACAGAACTTGGCAATATCGAGCACAGCTTCGGTGTTGCGGCAACTCAGTCGAAGGTGTCAGCAATGCTTGCCGCACTGAGAGGTGGGTTAATTAACGGAATAGTTTCGGACGAAGACACAATAGCCAGTGTTTTAGAACAAGCAAAATAG
- a CDS encoding aldo/keto reductase codes for MRTREIGQSGIHASVIGLGTWAMGGWMWGGTDEKAAIEAIHASLDCGVSLIDTAPAYGLGVSEQLVGKAIKGKREQVVLATKCGLVWHTDKGNHFFDENGKPVHRYLGADAIHYEVEQSLKRLQTDYLDLYITHWQDPTTPVEETMDALLALKKAGKIRAIGISNANQAELAAYQQCGVVDAVQEKYNLIERQLEENLLSKTIATQVSCLSYSSLAMGLLSGKISPERTFTGDDQRITDPMFTVENRRWVQQFCQSIEPIARQKNISVAQLVIAATLQQPGITYALCGARNAAQAIENAAAGQVILTHEEVKFIDAKSHEFFGELELA; via the coding sequence ATGCGAACAAGAGAGATTGGACAATCAGGCATTCATGCATCAGTGATCGGCTTAGGCACTTGGGCAATGGGCGGCTGGATGTGGGGTGGCACTGACGAAAAAGCGGCAATTGAAGCCATTCATGCGTCATTGGATTGTGGTGTTTCGCTGATTGATACTGCTCCTGCGTATGGCTTAGGTGTTTCCGAACAGTTGGTAGGCAAAGCTATAAAGGGCAAGCGCGAGCAAGTTGTATTGGCGACGAAATGCGGTTTGGTTTGGCACACAGATAAAGGTAATCATTTCTTCGACGAGAATGGTAAACCTGTCCATCGTTACTTAGGCGCAGATGCTATCCACTATGAAGTTGAGCAAAGTTTGAAACGTTTGCAGACCGACTACTTAGATCTGTACATCACTCACTGGCAAGACCCAACGACCCCAGTTGAAGAAACGATGGACGCGTTACTTGCGTTAAAAAAAGCCGGCAAGATCCGAGCAATAGGGATCAGCAATGCCAATCAAGCGGAATTGGCGGCGTATCAACAATGCGGCGTCGTGGATGCGGTGCAAGAGAAATACAATCTGATCGAACGACAGCTTGAGGAGAACCTACTGTCGAAAACGATCGCAACTCAAGTGTCTTGCCTTAGCTATTCTTCTTTGGCGATGGGGCTATTGAGTGGAAAAATCTCTCCAGAGCGCACATTTACCGGAGATGACCAACGTATCACAGATCCAATGTTTACTGTCGAAAACCGTCGATGGGTACAGCAGTTCTGCCAATCAATTGAACCCATTGCGCGTCAGAAGAATATCTCTGTGGCTCAGTTAGTGATTGCGGCGACATTGCAACAGCCAGGGATCACTTATGCACTATGTGGTGCTCGAAATGCAGCGCAGGCGATAGAGAACGCGGCGGCAGGACAAGTGATACTGACTCATGAAGAAGTCAAATTTATAGATGCTAAATCGCATGAGTTCTTTGGTGAGCTTGAACTGGCTTAG